One Drechmeria coniospora strain ARSEF 6962 chromosome 01, whole genome shotgun sequence genomic region harbors:
- a CDS encoding Amino acid/polyamine transporter I, whose protein sequence is METSYGEKPVTKASPGSIHDAPELGDSGSSHLSESNLDGLQRRLNNRQIQLIAIGGSIGTALFVSIGNGLALGGPGSLLLAYTLYPLVLACVNNSIAEMTVLMPVSGGFIRLAGHWVDDAFGFMAGWNFFLYEALLIPFEITALNLVLSFWEPRMKEPGPTAGVCAAVILCYAALNILAVRSYGEAEFWLSGGKVVLIFMLFFFTFVTMVGGNPQHDSFGFRYWTNPGAFAEYHTTGSSGRFEGFLASLWNAAFAVVGPEYISMVAAEAQRPRLYIKTAFKTIYWRFGIFFFGSALAVGVLVSYMDPKLQAVVKGEAETGTAAASPYVIAMQNMGISVLPHIVNALMFTSIFSAGNTYTYCATRSLYGLALEGRAPRALRKCWSNGIPIYCFCVVMLFPLLSFLQVANGSAKVLDWLISLITAGGIIDYLVMSITFLFYYRACQAQGVDRKSLPYYGWGQPYCAIIALVIQTLVVIFYGYASFTPWKVDSFFRHYTMQLVAPVLFFGWKFFKGTKMVRPHEADLVWERPIIDSYEAGLHDEPVGFWTELGHLVGVRHEKKQSEGSA, encoded by the exons ATGGAGACGTCATACGGCGAGAAGCCGGTCACGAAAGCCAGCCCCGGCTCCATCCACGACGCCCCCGAGCTTGGCGACTCCGGCAGCAGTCACCTGAGCGAGAgcaacctcgacggcttGCAACGCCGCCTCAACAACCGCCAGATCcagctcatcgccatcggcggctcCATCGGCACCGCCTTGTTCGTGAGCATCGGCAatggcctcgccctcggtggCCCCGGCAGCCTGCTCCTCGCCTATACCCTCTATCCCTTGGTCCTTGCCTGCGTCAACAACTCCATCGCCGAGATGACCGTGCTCATGCCCGTCTCGGGCGGCTTCATCCGCCTGGCCGGCCACTgggtcgacgacgccttCGGCTTCATGGCCGGCTGGAACTTTTTCCTCTACGAGGCCCTGTTGATTCCCTTCGAAATCACCGCCCTCAACTTGGTCCTCTCCTTCTGGGAGCCCAGGATGAAGGAGCCCGGCCCAACCGCCGGCGTCTGTGCTGCCGTCATCCTCTGCTATGC TGCTCTCAACATCCTTGCCGTGCGTTCGTATGGTGAAGCCGAGTTCTGGCTCTCGGGAGGAAAGGTCGTCCTCATCTTCATGCTCTTCTTCTTCACCTTCGTCACCATGGTCGGCGGCAACCCCCAGCACGACAGCTTTGGTTTCCGTTACTGGACCAATCCCGGCGCCTTTGCCGAGTACCACACCACGGGCTCGTCCGGACGCTTCGAGGGTTTCCTCGCGAGCCTCTGGAacgccgcctttgccgtcgtcggccccgaGTACATCTCCATGGTGGCTGCCGAGGCCCAGCGCCCGCGACTGTACATCAAGACGGCCTTCAAAACCATATACTGGCGGTTCGGCATTTTCTTCTTCGGcagcgccctcgccgtcggcgtcctcgtctcctACATGGACCCCAAGCTCCAGGCCGTCGTCAAAGGCGAGGCCGAAACcggcacggccgccgcctcacCCTACGTCATCGCCATGCAGAACATGGGCATCAGCGTCCTGCCGCACATCGTCAACGCCCTCATGTTCACCTCCATCTTCTCCGCCGGcaacacctacacctactgcgCGACCCGCTCGCTCTATGGCCTGGCCCTCGAAGGCAGAGCCCCTCGTGCCCTGCGGAAATGCTGGAGCAATGGCATCCCCATCTACTGCTTCTGCGTCGTCATGCTGTTCCCCCTGCTGTCCTTCCTGCAGGTTGCCAACGGCTCCGCCAAAGTCCTCGACTGGCTCATCAGCCTCatcaccgccggcggcatcatcgactATCTCGTCATGTCCATCACCTTTCTCTTCTACTACCGCGCATGCCAAGCCCAGGGAGTCGACAGAAAATCACTGCCATACTATGGATGGGGCCAACCGTACTGCGCCATCATTGCTCTCGTCATCCAGActctcgtcgtcatcttctACGGCTACGCATCCTTCACGCCCTGGAAAGTCGACAGCTTCTTCCGCCACTACACCATGCAGCTTGTCGCTCCCGTTTTGTTCTTTGGCTGGAAGTTCTTCAAGGGCACCAAGATGGTCCGTCCCCACGAAGCCGACTTGGTCTGGGAACGGCCCATCATCGACAGTTACGAGGCGGGGCTTCATGACGAGCCTGTTGGCTTCTGGACGGAGCTGGGCCACCTCGTTGGCGTCCGGCACGAGAAGAAGCAGTCCGAGGGTAGTGCTTGA
- a CDS encoding elongation factor 3, with amino-acid sequence MPSENAQSVKVLDELFQKLTVSKEAAEIRESSDALASFINGRIEDQDVPTKTIDGLQKHLANKKDALAREKACVAVSAIASHAEVSASVEPYLVVLLPGILAAVGDKIPAVKTAANAAVLAIAGAINGNAVKAALPAIMDSIRNAQKWPEKMAGLDFIEALIKSAPTQLAYRVAGLIPVISEAMWDTKKEVKERAYKTMEQLCQLIVNKDIERFIPELIKCISKPENVPETVHLLGATTFVTEVQEPTLALMVPLLDRGLAERETAIKRKAAVIVDNMCKLVDDPNIVAPFLPKMMPGLQKNYDNLADPEAREKTKQALDTLTRVGHVVDGKIPEARNDGDLNIVLGKLKEVMSAKYANYLEKMGPVAEYIAAIAGHLIDEKESESMIWAESLKPYVAVITGIDNAEAVIDTLRRRASPGAAEEAEAEADEEEGEDLCNCTFSLAYGAKILLNQTHLRLKRGQRYGLCGPNGSGKSTLMRAINNEQVEGFPKQSEVKTVFVEHDLDSADTEMTTIEWTMKKLAEAKVTTTQADVEKQLHDFGFTEGMTSGEISALSGGWKMKLALCRAVFEAPDILLLDEPTNHLDVKNVKWLEDYLINSPCTSIIVSHDSGFLDNVCQHIVHYERFKLKRYRGNLAEFVKRVPSAKSYYELGASEIEFSFPEPGFLEGVKTKAKAILRATKMSFQYAGTSKPQITDISFQCSLGSRIAVIGPNGAGKSTLINVLTGELIPTEGEIYQHENIRIAYIKQHAFAHIDDHLDKTPSEYIQWRFQTGEDRETMDRANKIITEADEKAMDKIFKIEGTQRRVIGINGRRKFKNSYEYECSFALGENVGMKGERWVPMMTADNVWLPRNELLASHQKMVADVDMKEALASGQFRPLVRKEIEAHCANFGLDAELVSHSRMRGLSGGQRVKTVLAACSWQRPHLIVLDEPTNYLDRDSLGALSKALKKFEGGVIIITHSAEFTKDLTEEVWAVMDGKMTPSGHNWVSGQGSGPRLKQGDDDEEEKFDAMGNKIVTTKKKAKLTSSEARKKKKDRMARRKRGEEVFSDEDE; translated from the exons ATGCCTTCCGAGAACGCACAGTCGGTCAAGGTCCTTGACGAGCTCTTCCAGAAGCTCACCGTTtccaaggaggcggccgagatcaGGGAGTCCTCCGATGCCCTCGCCAGCTTCATCAACGGTCGCATCGAGGACCAAGATGTTCCCACCAA GACCATTGACGGGCTGCAGAAGCACCTCGCCAACAAGAAGGATGCCCTCGCACGTGAAAAGGCCTGCGTGGCCGtttccgccatcgcctcccATGCCGAGGTCTCTGCCTCCGTCGAGCCCtacctcgtcgtcctcctgcccggcatcctcgccgccgttggcgacAAGATTCCTGCCGTGAAGACggccgccaacgccgccgtgctggccatcgccggcgccatcaACGGTAatgccgtcaaggccgcccTCCCGGCCATCATGGACTCCATCCGCAATGCCCAGAAGTGGCCCGAGAAGATGGCCGGTCTCGACTTCATCGAGGCCCTCATCAAGTCTGCCCCCACCCAGCTCGCCTACCGCGTCGCCGGCTTGATTCCCGTCATCTCCGAGGCCATGTGGGATACCAAGAAGGAGGTCAAGGAGCGAGCCTACAAGACCATGGAGCAGCTCTGCCAGCTCATCGTCAACAAGGATATCGAGCGCTTCATTCCCGAGCTCATCAAGTGCATCTCCAAGCCCGAGAACGTGCCCGAGACGGTTCACTTGCTCGGCGCCACCACCTTCGTCACCGAGGTCCAGGAGCCCACCCTGGCCCTCATGGTCCCCCTTCTGGATCGTGGTCTTGCCGAGCGCGAGACGGCCATCAAGCGAaaggccgccgtcatcgtcgacaacATGtgcaagctcgtcgacgaccccaACATTGTCGCTCCTTTCTTGCCCAAGATGATGCCCGGTCTTCAGAAGAACTACGACAACCTCGCCGACCCCGAGGCTCGTGAGAAGACCAAGCAGGCTCTCGACACCCTTACCcgcgtcggccacgtcgtcgacggcaagatcCCCGAGGCTCGCAACGATGGCGACCTCAacatcgtcctcggcaagcTCAAGGAGGTCATGTCCGCCAAGTACGCCAACTACCTCGAGAAGATGGGCCCCGTGGCCGAGTACATCGCCGCCATTGCCGGCCACCTcatcgacgagaaggagTCCGAGTCCATGATCTGGGCCGAGAGCCTCAAGCCTtacgtcgccgtcatcaccgGCATCGATAACGCCGAAGCCGTCATCGACACCCTCCGCAGGCGCGCTTCCcccggtgccgccgaggaggccgaggccgaggctgacgaggaggagggcgaggatcTCTGCAACTGCACCTTCTCCCTCGCCTACGGTGCCAAGATTCTGCTCAACCAGACTCACCTGCGTCTGAAGCGTGGCCAGCGCTACGGTCTCTGCGGCCCCAACGGTTCCGGCAAGTCCACCCTCATGCGTGCCATCAACaacgagcaggtcgagggtTTCCCCAAGCAGAGCGAGGTCAAGACCGTCTTCGTCGAGCACGacctcgactcggccgacaCGGAGATGACGACCATCGAGTGGACCATGAAgaagctggccgaggccaaggtcaccaccacccaggccgacgtcgagaagcAGCTGCATGACTTCGGCTTCACCGAGGGCATGACGAGCGGCGAGATCAGCGCCCTCTCTGGTGGTTGGAAGATGAAGCTGGCCctgtgccgtgccgtctTCGAGGCCCCCGACATtctgctgctcgacgagccgacCAACCATTTGGACGTGAAGAACGTCAAGTGGCTCGAGGACTATCTCATCAACTCGCCCTGCACGTCCATCATCGTCTCCCACGACTccggcttcctcgacaaCGTCTGCCAGCACATCGTCCACTACGAGCGCTTCAAGCTCAAGCGTTACCGTGGTAACCTCGCCGAGTTCGTCAAGCGGGTTCCCTCGGCCAAGTCGTACTACGAGCTCGGTGCCTCCGAGATCGAGTTCTCCTTCCCCGAGCCCGGTTTCCTCGAGGGTGTCAagaccaaggccaaggccattCTCCGTGCCACCAAGATGTCCTTCCAGTATGCCGGCACTTCGAAGCCCCAGATCACCGACATCTCCTTCCAGTGCTCTCTCGGCTCTCGTATTGCCGTCATCGGCCCCAACGGTGCCGGCAAGTCGACGCTGATCAACGTCCTGACGGGTGAGCTCATCCCTACCGAGGGTGAGATCTACCAGCACGAGAACATCCGTATCGCCTACATCAAGCAGCACGCCTTCGCCCACATCGATGACCACCTCGACAAGACGCCTTCCGAGTACATCCAGTGGCGATTCCAGACCGGCGAGGATCGCGAGACCATGGACCGCGCCAACAAGATCAtcaccgaggccgacgagaaggcCATGGACAAGATCTTCAAGATCGAGGGCACTCAGCGCCGCGTCATCGGCATCAACGGCCGCAGAAAGTTCAAGAACAGctacgagtacgagtgctccttcgccctcggcgagaaCGTCGGCATGAAGGGCGAGCGCTGGGTCCCCATGATGACCGCCGACAACGTCTGGCTGCCCCGAAACGAGCTTCTGGCCTCTCACCAGAAGATggttgccgacgtcgacatgaaGGAGGCCCTGGCCTCGGGTCAGTTCCGCCCTCTGGTCCGAAAGGAGATCGAGGCCCACTGCGCCAACttcggcctcgatgccgagtTGGTCTCCCACTCCCGCATGCGTGGTCTGTCTGGTGGCCAGCGTGTCAAGACCGTCCTCGCTGCCTGCTCGTGGCAGCGCCCGCATCTTATCGTCCTTGACGAGCCGACCAACTACCTGGACCGCGACTCCCTCGGTGCCCTGTCCAAGGCCTTGAAGAAGTTCGAGGGTGGtgtcatcatcatcacccaCTCTGCCGAGTTCACCAAGGATCTCACCGAGGAGGTCTGGGCCGTCATGGACGGCAAGATGACTCCCTCGGGTCACAACTGGGTTAGCGGCCAGGGCTCTGGTCCCCGCCTCAagcagggcgacgacgacgaggaggagaagttTGATGCCATGGGCAACAAGATTGTCACCACcaagaagaaggccaagCTGACCTCTTCCGAGGCccgcaagaagaagaagg ACCGTATGGCTCGCCGCAAGCGTGGTGAGGAAGTCTtcagcgacgaggacgaataA
- a CDS encoding potassium ion channel Yvc1 gives MPHRSRWTAVDHVPGSGAGRNWLHEEERALLPQSRRHHVYTAVPPAEVTKVCLRLRHLIRECVPCEMEESRITTPHSRIITTKVIQAAKEAAVAEYRGCVVYCLLVNQRWFRLEALVELWDADLHKLRAQACGVIAKAIIETEEDMPYLLHAVLLRRYSFLSNGSPTPPVNVIEKAVDLHAVRVIGSSGYQKCIAYLWRGWLVQDENDPSVFVDYHDKDNTSFLVHMDPDRMRAPKYQNAAQMLFSIVYLGLYTTAINSVNSSGVLDGAEVLMYIFTLGFVCDEVIKFYKAGYHILGFWNAFNGLLYSFLTASLILRIIGLTAPFESDRRKEYSALSYNMLSFVAPMFWSRLLLYLDSFKFFGAMLVVLKVMMKESVIFFALLVIIIIGFLQAFIGLDLTDDNVPGDALFIVESMLKAMLGSPEFDGFEGFGPPWGIILYYCFTFVIMIVLLNILIALYNSAYEDIYENADDEYLALFSQKTMQFVRAPDENVYIAPLNLIEIIICALFEWWMKKETYEAINDYVMGFLYSPLLFVAAFFEQRAAHRIQHNRARGEEDDDVVEEWEQLEHTVDFEADGWSKTCDAVKPNLEEDPDVLEVKKLRVEVQELKSMLAEIGRAVGAAQQAKAASQVAVATPSRDAGAQNDDGHSASQSEST, from the exons ATGCCTCACCGTTCCCGTTGGACGGCCGTGGACCACGTTCCCGGCTCCGGTGCAGGCCGCAACTGGCTTCACGAGGAGGAGCGAGCAC TGCTCCCGCagagtcgtcgtcatcatgtCTACACCGCtgtgccgccggccgaggtcaCCAAGGTATGCCTCCGGCTGCGCCATCTAATCCGTGAATGCGTGCCGTGCGAGATGGAGGAAAGCCGTATCACGACTCCGCACAGTAGAATCATCACGACAAAGGTCATccaggcggccaaggaggccGCCGTGGCGGAATATCGTGGCTGCGTC GTCTACTGCCTGCTCGTCAACCAGCGCTGGTTCCgcctcgaggccctcgtcgagctctgGGATGCCGATCTTCATAAGCTGCGGGCCCAGGCGTGCGGTGTCATTGCCAAGGCCAT CATCGAGACGGAGGAAGACATGCCCTATCTGCTCCACGCCGTGCTCCTCCGTCGATATTCCTTCCTCTCCAACGGATCGCCGACACCGCCCGTCAACGTCATCGAAAAGGCGGTCGACTTGCACGCCGTCCGAGTCATCGGCTCCTCGGGCTATCAGAAATGCATCGCCTACCTCTGGCGTGGCTGGCTCGTGCAGGACGAGAACGACCCGTCGGTGTTTGTCGACTACCACGACAAAGACAACACGAGCTTTCTCGTCCACATGGACCCGGACCGAATGAGGGCACCCAAGTATCAAAACGCGGCCCAGATGCTCTTCTCCATCGTCTACTTGGGTCTCTACACGACGGCCATCAACTCAGTCAACTCGAGCGGCGTGCTCGACGGGGCCGAAGTCCTCATGTACATCTTCaccctcggcttcgtctgCGACGAGGTCATAAAGTTTTACAAGGCCGGCTATCACATCTTGGGCTTCTGGAACGCCTTCAACGGCCTCCTCTACTCGTTCCTGACGGCCTCGCTCATCCTGCGCATCATCGGCCTGACGGCCCCGTTCGAGTCCGACAGGCGCAAGGAGTACAGCGCGCTCAGCTACAACATGCTCTCCTTCGTGGCGCCCATGTTCTGGTCGCGGCTGCTGCTCTACCTCGACAGCTTCAAGTTCTTCGGCGCCATGCTCGTGGTGCTCAAGGTCATGATGAAGGAGTCGGTCATCTTcttcgccctcctcgtcatcatcatcatcggctTCCTTCAGGCCttcatcggcctcgacctgACGGACGACAACGTCCCCGGCGACGCCTTGTTCATCGTCGAATCCATGCTCAAGGCGATGCTCGGGAGCCCCGAGttcgacggcttcgagggCTTCGGGCCGCCGTGGGGCATCATCCTCTACTACTGCTTCACCTTTGTCATCATG ATTGTCCTCCTCAACATCCTCATCGCCCTCTACAACTCGGCGTACGAGGATATTTACGAaaacgccgacgacgaataCCTCGCCCTGTTCTCGCAGAAGACGATGCAGTTCGTGCGAGCTCCCGACGAGAACGTGTACATTGCGCCTCTCAACCTCATCGAGATCATCATCTGCGCCCTGTTCGAGTGGTGGATGAAGAAGGAGACGTACGAGGCCATCAACGATTACGTCATGGGCTTCCTGTACTCGCCGCTGCTCTTtgtcgccgccttcttcgagCAGCGGGCGGCGCACCGGATCCAACACAACCGCGCAAGGGGCGAGGAAGATGACGATGTGGTCGAGGAGTGGGAGCAGCTGGAGCACACGGTCGacttcgaggccgacggctggtCGAAGACGtgcgacgccgtcaagccCAACCTGGAGGAAGACCCGGACGTGCTCGAGGTCAAGAAGCTGCGGGTGGAAGTGCAAGAGCTCAAGTCGATGCTGGCGGAGATTGgacgcgccgtcggcgccgcccagcAAGCCAAGGCAGCATCccaggtcgccgtcgcgaCACCCAGCCGAGACGCGGGAGCGCAgaatgacgacggccatTCAGCGTCGCAAAGCGAAAGCACATAA
- a CDS encoding macro domain-containing protein, with translation MASSVAVKSLADIPNLVELYSSLKLRPSPTEGDLVVAPSSAVNARVSLFCGDITKLRLDAIVNAANKTLMGGGGVDHVIHRAAGHALVDECRGLGGCPVGLAKITRGYDLPAANVIHTVGPVYDPTNPWKSEGSLRSCYKESLSLATKNELKTIAFPAISTGAYRFPSKDAARVACETVRRYLDNDYGLSRVVFVTYERKEVEAYNEMIPYFPSTLLRATGRCLASSADHDRE, from the coding sequence ATGGCCTCCTCGGTCGCCGTCAAGTCTCTCGCAGACATACCCAACCTTGTCGAACTATACAGCTCCTTAAAACTTCGTCCATCTCCGACCGAAGGCGACCTTGTCGTGGCCCCTTCGTCCGCCGTCAACGCCCGCGTGAGCCTTTTCTGTGGAGACATCACCAAGCTCcggctcgacgccatcgtcaacgCAGCCAACAAAACCCtcatgggcggcggcggcgtcgaccatGTTATCCACCGCGCCGCCGGTCACGCCTTGGTCGATGAGTGCCGTGGCCTCGGAGGCTGTCCCGTCGGCCTGGCCAAAATCACGCGTGGCTATGACCTGCCGGCGGCAAACGTCATCCACACCGTTGGTCCCGTCTACGACCCTACCAATCCTTGGAAATCCGAGGGGAGTCTTCGAAGCTGCTACAAGGAGAGCTTAAGTCTCGCGACCAAAAACGAGCTCAAGACCATTGCTTTCCCCGCCATCAGCACCGGCGCATATCGCTTTCCGAGCAAGGACGCCGCAAGGGTCGCATGCGAGACGGTCAGACGATATCTCGACAACGACTACGGCCTGTCGAGGGTCGTATTCGTCACCTATGAGCGGAAGGAGGTGGAGGCCTACAACGAGATGATTCCGTATTTTCCCTCCACCCTCCTCCGTGCAACCGGCCGCTGCCTGGCCTCGAGTGCTGACCATGACCGAGAGTAG